In a genomic window of Capsicum annuum cultivar UCD-10X-F1 unplaced genomic scaffold, UCD10Xv1.1 ctg82689, whole genome shotgun sequence:
- the LOC124895504 gene encoding MDIS1-interacting receptor like kinase 2-like, which produces MVPTIFFFLQFSSLLYLFTASFASTEEATALLKWKATFHNQNNSLLAPWTLITDAFRDWYGIICFNSWINRLNIANASVTGDLTKLKRLYLHSNQFSGPISGELGNLKNLTGMDLARNQFSGSIPITLGDLIKLKRLYLSSNQLFDPIPSELGNSKNLTILELVANQLTLDDDLIDNDLNDYKNDGNHPINMEDDSMHMEDFSSNSQDDAEDCGTESQPGHSFTDGTNFYYGQTFANKKELKMLLDTIVTRQSFDYYMEKSCTKLIKAKYLSRGCGWLFRAKKYDTLQKNLSW; this is translated from the exons ATGGTTCCCACAATATTCTTTTTCCTTCAGTTTTCCAGTCTCTTATATCTTTTCACAGCTTCTTTTGCTTCCACTGAGGAAGCAACTGCTCTTCTCAAATGGAAAGCAACTTTCCATAACCAGAATAATTCCTTATTGGCTCCTTGGACACTAATTACTGATGCATTCAGGGATTGGTACGGAATAATATGCTTTAATAGTTGGATAAACAGGTTGAATATTGCAAATGCTAGCGTTACTG GTGATTTAACTAAGCTCAAGAGACTATACCTTCATTCGAACCAATTTTCTGGTCCCATTTCTGGTGAATTGGGGAATTTGAAAAACCTCACTGGTATGGACTTGGCTCGTAATCAGTTTAGTGGTTCAATTCCAATTACTCTAGGTGACTTAATTAAGCTCAAGAGACTGTACCTTTCATCTAACCAACTTTTTGATCCCATTCCTAGTGAATTAGGGAATTCGAAAAACCTCACTATTTTGGAATTAGTCGCCAATCAGCTTACTCTTG aCGATGATTTGATCGATAATGATTTGAATGATTACAAGAACGATGGAAATCAtccaattaatatggaagatgattctatgcatatggaagacttttcatcGAACTCGCAAGATGATGCGGAAGACTGTGGAACGGAATCACAACCAGGACACTCCTTCACCGACGGAACCAATTTCTATTATGGTCAAACATTCGCCAATAAGAAAGAGCTGAAAATGCTACTAGACACAATAGTGACgaggcagtcttttgattattatatggagaagagctgCACTAAATTGATTAAGGCGAAATACTTATCTCGTGGTTGTGGCTGGTTGTTTCGGGCAAAAAAGTACGATACCTTACAAAAAAATCTTTCTTGGTAG